The DNA region CAGAAGCTGGCCGATCGCGTATCCGGCATCTTTGTGCCGACGGTGATCCTGATTGCCATCGTGACATTCATCGCCTGGAGCCTGGTGGGGCCCGAGCCGCGTTTGGCGCATGCGTTGATCAACGCGGTGGCGGTGCTGATCATCGCGTGTCCCTGCGCGCTGGGCCTCGCGACGCCCATGTCCATCATGGTGGCGACGGGCCGCGGTGCCACGATGGGCGTGCTGTTCCGGAACGCCGAGGCGATTGAAGTGCTGCGTGACGTGGACACCCTGGTGTTCGACAAGACGGGCACACTGACCGAAGGCAAACCAGCGCTCGTGAGTGTCGAGCCGGTCACGGCTGGCGACACGTCGTGGCTGCCACTCGCCGCGGGCATCGAGATTGGCAGTGAACATCCCCTCGCCGATGCCATCGTAAAGGGCCTCGTCAAGGAAATCGAAGCGAAGGGCTTGCGCCCAGCGGTGACCGAGACGTTTGAGTCGATTACCGGGCAGGGCGTCCGGGGCCGGGTGGGTGGCCGTGACGTGGCGGTTGGCAATCGCGATCTCATGCAGTCGGTGGGTGTGGATGTGACGCCCCTGGCCGCGCGGGCAGAAGCCTTGCGCGCGCTGGGGCAGACCGTGATGTTTGTGTCGGTTGATCGGGTGTTCGCTGGGTTGCTGGGAGTAGCTGATCCCATCAAGGCCAGCACTCCTGAGGCGATTGCGTCGCTCAGGAAAGAAGGTCTGCGTCTGGTGATGATGACCGGCGACAACGTGACCACCGCGCAGGCGGTGGCGAAACAGCTGGGGCTCGACGAGGTGATCGCCGACGTGAAGCCAGAAGGCAAGGCTGCAGCCATCAAGAAACTGCAGTCCGAGGGACGCATCGTCGCCATGGCCGGCGACGGTATCAACGATGCGCCGGCGCTGGCGCAGGCGCAGGTCGGCATCGCGATGGGCACCGGCACCGATGTGGCCATGGAGAGCGCGGGTGTGACGCTGGTGCAAGGCGACCTCCGCGGCGTCGCGCGCGCCACGCATCTCTCGCGCCAGACGATGGCGAATATCAAACAGAATCTGTTCTTTGCGTTTGTCTACAACACGGTGGGCGTGCCGGTGGCCGCTGGCGTGTTGTATCCGTTCTTCGGGTTGTTGTTGAGCCCGATGATTGCCGCGGGCGCAATGAGCCTCAGTTCGGTGTCGGTGATCGCGAACGCCTTGCGGCTGCGCAAGTCGTAACTGTCAGGGCAGGTCGTCCGCTTGACACAGTGTATATAGACACTATATACAGTAACCGTGGTTCAGGAACGTACCCTGCTCATCGGACCGCTGTCGGCCTCGGCGCAAGGGCCGTTGTACCTGCAGATCGTCAACGCGCTCAAGCGTGAAGTCAGTGAAGGCCGCCTCCCAGGCGGAACTCCGCTCCCGTCATTCCGCGGCTTGGCTGCAGACCTGCTGGTCAGCGTGATCACGGTCAAACGCGCGTACGAAGATCTCGAACGCGAGGGAATCATCTATCGCCGCCAGGGGCTTGGCACGTTTGTCTCAGAGGTCGCGCCCGATCGCAGCCGCGAGGTGAAAACGGCGCGGGCTCGTGAGCTGTTCCGCGAGGGCGCGCGCGAGGCTTCCGAAGCCGGACTGTCCCCACGCGCGATCAGCCAGCTCGCCCAGTCCGTGCTCAAGGAACACGCCGAGGAACACCTCGCATCAGGAGAGCCGAAACATGTCCGCAAACGCGCTTGAGATTCGCGGCCTGAAGAAGTCGTACGGTGCCTTCACCCTCGGCCCTCTGGATCTGACCGTGCCGATGGGCGCCATCTACGGTTTCGTCGGCCCCAACGGCTCGGGCAAGACGACGACGATCGACTTGATATTCGGTTTGGGAAAGGAAGACGCGGGAACCATCACCGCCCTCGGGCTGGACCATCGTCGCGACGAGAAGGCGATGAAATTGCGGACCGGATACGTGGGGCCGGAACTCACGCACTCGTCGTGGGGACGCGTCGGGCGAATCATCGCGTTCGTCAAGGGGTTTTATCCCACATGGGACGACCAGTACTGCCAGCAGCTGATGGAGACGTTCGGACTGCATCCGGACGCCAGAGTGCTGACCCTGTCGTTCGGCGCCCGCATCAAACTGTCGCTGATGCTTGCCCTCTCGTGGCGCCCGCAGTTGCTGGTCCTCGACGAGCCCACGGTGGGACTTGACGCGATCTCGAAGCGACAGGTCTTCGCCGAACTGCTTTCGGCGGTGCAAGGTGAAGATCGCGCGGTCTTCATTTCCTCGCACGGCATCACCGACCTTGAGCGCTTTGCCGACCATGTCGGGATGATTCGTCAAGGACAACTGGTCTTCGAGGGCCCCATGGCGGATATCCTCGAACGGTTCCGCTTGATCGACTTGCCTGCCGAACAGGCGGCGCGCATCGAGCATCAGCCAGGCGTGCTCGTGCAGCAGAAGGCCGGCACGCGGTGGCGTCTGCTGGTGGACCAACAGACGTTCCCCAGCGCACAACTCGCTCAGCAGGGACTAACGCCGCTTTCTGATGCCACTCTGTCTCTCGAGGATCTGTTCGTGGCGCTGGGCCAGTCCGCATGATGTGGCATCTGATCCGCGCGCAGTTGTGGCGGGTGCGCTGGCCCATGGTGAACTTGTTCTTCATGGGCTTCATGAGCGCCGCCACGTCGAGTGGCCCGAGCCTCCGCCTCATGAACGCAATGGCCCTGATGACGGCTGGGGGTTCACTGCTGACCATCGGCATCTTCTGGTCGAGGGAACTGCGGGTATTGCCCCTGGCTGCGGATACGGCGCTCCGCTCGGCGTGGTGCACCGTGATGGTGTTTCCGGTTGCGATCATGGCCGGCCGACTGCTGGTGGTGCTCGGCGCACCACTGGCAGGCGGCTCGCCTGGCATGACGGTGGAAGCCGTGTTGCTGCTCGCGAGCTTCGATGCCATCTACATCGGCGTGTCGGTGTGGGAACACCAGCGCGCCGATACCCCGTGGACAGGGCTGCGGCAATTGCTGGATCCCCGTGAGGCGCTTGGGATGTTCGGAATAGCCGTCTGGATGTTCATTCCCTTCGCGACTCCGGAGCTGGTGCCCCGTTCTGTCGCCGGCGTGACGTGGCTGCACGTTGTCATCGCACTCGCCGGTCTCGTGGTGGCGACGTGGCCGGTGCTCGTGACCAAGAACGAATGGCCCTCATTGGGGATACTTCACGAACGGCAGCATCTGGCTCCGACGGCGCGCGTACCACCGAAGTCCACTGACCGCTGGATCGATCGGCTCCGGGGAATCAGTCGTCTTTTGCCGGGCCAACTGGCGAGCGCAGTGGTGGTGTCGTTGCTCTCGTTGGCGGCGTTCATCGCGTTTGCGGTCGGTGTGCGCGGCGACATCCGGAGTCCGTTCGACACGGGAGTGAGCGACCTCGAGTTCCTGTTTGTCGGTGGTCCCGTGGTGCTGATGCTGCTCGGCCCCGTTGGCATCGGCGCCGGACTCTCGCCATTCCTGCGCCGCCTGAAAGCGATGCCGATCAGCGCGACTCGATTGATCTTCACGATGACGGTACTACCCCTGGCCACTCCGATGCTGTATTGGCTCTGCGCTGGAGTCGCTCACCTGGTTCTGGTCGGACCAGTCTCAGGTGATTGGCGGCCAGGTGTCCTGCTGTTCCTGAGCGGCATCCTGGCGCTAGGCAGTGCGCTTGTGACGCGATTCAACTCAGCCGGCGGTCCGCTCGCGGCAGCATTCCTTCCGTTTGGCCTCCTGCTGACCACGATGAGGATGTTCGACAAGAACGAAATCGATTCGGTGTTCGCGCTCCTTCTACCCGGCGTCGGCCTTTCCTGCCTGGTTGCAGCATTTCTACTGAACCATCACGTGGTCACCCGTTTGTCTTCACACGCGGCCGTCTACCGCGTGCCCAGTTCCCCGTAAAATTTCCAATCGAGGTTCATGTCGCGCGTGAGCGGCATCTTCGAGATGGCCAGCCGCGTCAGCGGGAAGGGCATCGAGCCCTGCAGCACAACCGCGTCGTGGAACTCCTTCAGCGTCATCTGGCCCGAGTCCACAAGGTCGGCCTTGAGGCCGCGCAGCTGCAAGCCGCCCAGCAGGTAGGCCGCCTGGTAGAGCGGACCGTAGTTGCCCTGGAACGAGCGGCGCACTTCGGCGGTGGCGTTCTCGCGTTCGTGACCGACTTCGTTCACCAGGAAGTCGATCGCTTCCTGCGGTGACCAGCGGCCCATGTGAAAGTTCAATGAAAAGACGATGCGCGCGGCGCGGTGCATGCGCCAGAAAAGTGCGCCGACCTTCTTCTCCGGTGTGTCGTGGAAGCCGATCTCGTAGAACAGCGTTTCCCAGTACAGCGGCCAGCCTTCGCCGTAAAACGGCGTGCTGACGCCCAGGTTGGCGCGATGGCCAGCCAGGCGCTGGCCCATGTAACCCGTGTAGTTGTGGCCGGGGATGAGTTCATGCCCGGCCGT from Acidobacteriota bacterium includes:
- a CDS encoding copper-translocating P-type ATPase, whose translation is MDPEIRESKPGDCPKCGMALELEITSLSAEEPENHELKDMTRRFWISAALSVPVMAVAMVEMFGLAPLSMRSAAWIQFALATPVCLWAAWPFYLRAVNSVRTGNLNMFTLIGLGVGVAFGYSVVATLAPGVFPHQFSHNGAVAVYFEAAAVIVTLILLGQVLELRARSQTGSAIRKLLGLSPATARQVKEDGSEHEVPLAYVHAGDRLRVRPGEKIPVDGVVLEGSSRVDESMISGEPVPVKKEPNDKVVGATINGTGSFIMRAERVGGDTLLARIVAMVAEAQRSRAPIQKLADRVSGIFVPTVILIAIVTFIAWSLVGPEPRLAHALINAVAVLIIACPCALGLATPMSIMVATGRGATMGVLFRNAEAIEVLRDVDTLVFDKTGTLTEGKPALVSVEPVTAGDTSWLPLAAGIEIGSEHPLADAIVKGLVKEIEAKGLRPAVTETFESITGQGVRGRVGGRDVAVGNRDLMQSVGVDVTPLAARAEALRALGQTVMFVSVDRVFAGLLGVADPIKASTPEAIASLRKEGLRLVMMTGDNVTTAQAVAKQLGLDEVIADVKPEGKAAAIKKLQSEGRIVAMAGDGINDAPALAQAQVGIAMGTGTDVAMESAGVTLVQGDLRGVARATHLSRQTMANIKQNLFFAFVYNTVGVPVAAGVLYPFFGLLLSPMIAAGAMSLSSVSVIANALRLRKS
- a CDS encoding GntR family transcriptional regulator, with amino-acid sequence MVQERTLLIGPLSASAQGPLYLQIVNALKREVSEGRLPGGTPLPSFRGLAADLLVSVITVKRAYEDLEREGIIYRRQGLGTFVSEVAPDRSREVKTARARELFREGAREASEAGLSPRAISQLAQSVLKEHAEEHLASGEPKHVRKRA
- a CDS encoding ABC transporter ATP-binding protein, with amino-acid sequence MSANALEIRGLKKSYGAFTLGPLDLTVPMGAIYGFVGPNGSGKTTTIDLIFGLGKEDAGTITALGLDHRRDEKAMKLRTGYVGPELTHSSWGRVGRIIAFVKGFYPTWDDQYCQQLMETFGLHPDARVLTLSFGARIKLSLMLALSWRPQLLVLDEPTVGLDAISKRQVFAELLSAVQGEDRAVFISSHGITDLERFADHVGMIRQGQLVFEGPMADILERFRLIDLPAEQAARIEHQPGVLVQQKAGTRWRLLVDQQTFPSAQLAQQGLTPLSDATLSLEDLFVALGQSA